From the genome of Excalfactoria chinensis isolate bCotChi1 chromosome 14, bCotChi1.hap2, whole genome shotgun sequence, one region includes:
- the LOC140258513 gene encoding hemoglobin subunit pi, with product MTLTQAEKAAVTTIWAKVATQIEAIGVESLERLFASYPQTKTYFPHFDLSQGSVQLRGHGSKVLNAIGEAVKNIDDIRGALAKLSELHAYILRVDPVNFKLLSHCILCSVAARYPSDFTPEVHAAWDKFLSSISSVLTEKYR from the exons ATGACACTGACCCAAGCTGAGAAGGCTGCTGTGACCACCATCTGGGCAAAGGTGGCTACCCAGATTGAGGCCATTGGGGTGGAATCACTGGAGAG GCTTTTTGCCAGCTACCCTCAGACGAAAACCTACTTCCCTCACTTTGACCTCAGCCAAGGCTCCGTTCAGCTTCGTGGTCATGGCTCCAAGGTCCTGAATGCCATTGGGGAAGCTGTGAAGAACATCGATGATATTAGAGGTGCTTTGGCCAAACTCAGCGAGCTGCATGCTTACATCCTTCGGGTGGACCCAGTGAACTTCAAG ttgcTTTCCCACTGTATCCTGTGCTCCGTGGCTGCCCGCTATCCCAGTGATTTCACCCCAGAAGTTCATGCTGCATGGGACAAGTTCCTGTCCAGCATTTCCTCTGTTCTGACTGAGAAGTACAGATAA